A single window of Microbispora hainanensis DNA harbors:
- a CDS encoding ABC transporter ATP-binding protein, translating into MITFEDVTKRYRDGTVAVDELSLEVPTGAITVFVGPSGCGKTTSLRMINRMIDATSGRITLDGQDVREIDPPTLRRGIGYVIQQAGLFPHRKIVDNVATVPYLLGWNKKKARARAMELLDLVGLDPGLAGRYPFQLSGGQQQRVGVARALAADPPVLLMDEPFSAVDPIVRASLQDELLRLQSELRKTIVFVTHDIDEAVKLGDTVAVMRVGGRLAQMAGPATLLTEPADDFVREFLGRDRGIRRLSFISAKEVRLRPAPPDLVTDEDGRPLGWRTAEGLAAHGTFNPETDSLRAALDAALLSPNGTAIAVDEEGRVRGVAGRDAIDELLAEYAPPASGPAPGASSGGASEGAPT; encoded by the coding sequence GTGATCACGTTCGAAGACGTCACCAAGCGCTACCGGGATGGGACGGTGGCCGTGGACGAGCTCAGCCTGGAGGTGCCCACCGGTGCGATCACCGTGTTCGTGGGCCCGTCCGGCTGTGGCAAGACCACGTCGCTGCGGATGATCAATCGCATGATCGACGCCACCTCCGGCCGCATCACCCTGGATGGTCAGGACGTGCGCGAGATCGACCCGCCGACGCTCCGGCGCGGCATCGGGTACGTGATCCAGCAGGCCGGCCTGTTCCCGCACCGCAAGATCGTGGACAACGTCGCGACGGTGCCGTACCTGCTGGGCTGGAACAAGAAGAAGGCGCGCGCCCGCGCGATGGAGCTGCTCGACCTCGTCGGGCTCGATCCCGGCCTGGCCGGCCGCTATCCCTTCCAGCTCTCGGGCGGGCAGCAGCAGCGCGTCGGCGTGGCGCGGGCGCTCGCGGCCGATCCTCCGGTGCTGCTCATGGACGAGCCGTTCAGCGCCGTCGACCCGATCGTGCGGGCCAGTCTCCAGGACGAGCTGCTGCGGCTGCAGTCGGAGCTGCGCAAGACGATCGTGTTCGTCACCCACGACATCGACGAGGCGGTCAAGCTCGGCGACACGGTGGCCGTCATGCGCGTCGGCGGGCGGCTGGCCCAGATGGCCGGCCCGGCCACGCTGCTCACCGAGCCCGCCGACGACTTCGTCCGCGAGTTCCTCGGCCGCGACCGCGGCATCCGGCGGCTGTCGTTCATCTCGGCCAAGGAGGTGCGCCTCCGCCCGGCGCCGCCCGATCTGGTGACCGACGAGGACGGCAGGCCGCTCGGCTGGCGTACCGCGGAGGGGCTCGCCGCCCACGGAACTTTCAACCCGGAGACCGACTCGCTGCGCGCGGCGCTCGACGCGGCGCTGCTGTCCCCCAACGGCACCGCGATCGCCGTGGACGAGGAGGGCCGCGTGCGCGGCGTGGCCGGCCGGGACGCGATCGACGAACTGCTCGCCGAGTACGCGCCGCCCGCCTCGGGCCCCGCACCCGGAGCTTCGAGCGGCGGCGCCTCCGAGGGGGCGCCCACGTGA
- a CDS encoding TetR family transcriptional regulator, which translates to MRTSHAVADAPPPLPEGPSSAGGHPAPAAPGVRTRSQHQRRRRIVQAAAALASRGGVEAMQMRTVAERAGVALGTLYRYFPSKMDLVVAVVGEEIDLLESSIERRPPQAANPAGRAVDVLMRATRGLMREPELADALIRSLIMAEVEAPFGDRMASLLLRVATEGRTVSLPPEDQLALTGSLAGVWVQELLEMLRGRRTYEQIQHRIEIAADRLLAGF; encoded by the coding sequence ATGCGCACTTCGCATGCAGTCGCCGACGCTCCACCACCACTTCCCGAGGGCCCCTCCTCTGCCGGCGGCCATCCGGCTCCGGCCGCTCCCGGGGTCCGCACCCGGAGCCAGCACCAACGGCGCCGGCGCATCGTCCAGGCGGCGGCCGCCCTCGCCTCCCGTGGAGGCGTCGAGGCGATGCAGATGCGCACGGTCGCCGAGCGCGCGGGCGTCGCCCTGGGAACGCTCTACCGCTACTTCCCGTCCAAGATGGACCTGGTCGTGGCGGTGGTCGGCGAGGAGATCGACCTGCTGGAGTCCAGCATCGAACGGCGTCCGCCGCAGGCCGCCAACCCCGCGGGCCGCGCGGTCGACGTGCTGATGCGGGCCACGCGGGGCCTGATGCGCGAGCCGGAGCTCGCCGACGCGCTCATCCGCTCCCTGATCATGGCGGAGGTGGAGGCGCCGTTCGGCGACCGGATGGCGAGCCTGCTGCTGCGGGTCGCGACCGAGGGCCGCACGGTGAGCCTTCCCCCGGAGGACCAGCTCGCCCTCACCGGCTCCCTGGCGGGGGTCTGGGTGCAGGAGTTGCTGGAGATGCTGCGCGGGCGGCGCACCTACGAGCAGATCCAGCACCGGATCGAGATCGCGGCCGATCGGCTGCTGGCGGGTTTCTAG
- a CDS encoding acyl-CoA dehydrogenase family protein, producing the protein MDFDLDETHAEVRALAASVLDREADQARIEAHERGGRPYDAGAWKALAQAGLLGVCLPPEAGGAGLGPLAMAVILREAGARVAPVPALPGLIAALTVAAHGTDAQRRALAPFAEGDEVLTVAFREAGAGTGDPPAAIAENGRITGRPGVVPYAAEASAVLVPARSADGTALFLVRPADARLLPASTAAGEPAAAVVLEDAPGEMVGEPDGAAVAALRLNTLAAVTAAASGVLAGALALTKGHIAARRQFDRVLAEFQAVTMQIADVYIAARALDVAMWTGVWRLGEGLPAERDLAVAAHTAAGDAVRALYTCQHLHGGIGLDVAYPLHRYFGLGKHLAHLLGGERAQLDLIGALI; encoded by the coding sequence GTGGACTTCGATCTCGACGAGACCCATGCCGAGGTGCGCGCGCTGGCCGCGTCGGTGCTGGACCGGGAGGCGGACCAGGCCAGGATCGAGGCGCACGAGCGCGGCGGCCGGCCGTACGACGCGGGGGCGTGGAAGGCGCTGGCACAGGCGGGCCTGCTCGGGGTGTGCCTGCCGCCAGAGGCGGGTGGCGCCGGGCTCGGCCCGCTCGCGATGGCGGTGATCCTGCGCGAGGCGGGGGCCCGCGTCGCGCCGGTTCCCGCGCTGCCCGGTCTCATCGCCGCGCTGACCGTCGCCGCGCACGGCACGGACGCCCAGCGCCGGGCGCTCGCGCCGTTCGCCGAGGGAGACGAGGTGCTCACCGTCGCCTTCCGCGAGGCCGGGGCGGGCACGGGCGACCCGCCCGCCGCGATCGCCGAGAACGGCAGGATCACCGGGCGGCCCGGTGTCGTCCCGTACGCCGCCGAGGCGTCGGCCGTCCTCGTGCCCGCGCGGTCGGCGGACGGGACCGCGCTGTTCCTGGTGCGGCCCGCGGACGCGCGGCTGCTGCCGGCCTCGACGGCGGCCGGGGAGCCCGCGGCCGCGGTCGTCCTGGAGGACGCGCCGGGCGAGATGGTGGGGGAGCCGGACGGCGCGGCCGTCGCCGCGCTGCGGCTGAACACCCTGGCCGCGGTCACCGCGGCCGCCTCCGGAGTCCTCGCGGGCGCGCTCGCGCTGACCAAGGGGCACATCGCCGCGCGCCGGCAGTTCGACCGGGTGCTCGCCGAGTTCCAGGCCGTGACCATGCAGATCGCCGACGTCTACATCGCCGCACGCGCGCTCGACGTCGCCATGTGGACGGGAGTGTGGCGGCTGGGCGAGGGGCTGCCCGCGGAGCGGGACCTGGCCGTCGCCGCTCACACCGCGGCCGGGGACGCCGTACGCGCGCTCTACACCTGTCAGCACCTGCACGGCGGCATCGGTCTCGACGTGGCCTATCCGCTGCACCGCTACTTCGGCCTGGGCAAGCACCTCGCCCACCTGCTGGGCGGTGAGCGGGCCCAGCTCGACCTGATCGGAGCGCTGATCTGA
- a CDS encoding acyl-CoA dehydrogenase family protein, which translates to MFIELTADQRRLRDDLRDYFASCLTPEQRAEIARDPFGEAYLAHCRRLGRDGKLGLGWPKEYGGGGYGPVEQQIFANEVARAEVPYPLITLQTVGPTLMRYGTDAQKEFFLPRILAGECHFAIGYTEPEAGTDLASLRTTAVRDGDHYVVNGQKVFTSGAHHADHIWLAARTDPAAKKHRGITMMIVDCTDPGFSWTPIVTMDGRHHTNATYYSDVRVPLDMVVGEVDKGWDLIVSQLNHERVTLGPAGAIGHTLDRFARWAKTGRGRDGAPLWDHPDVRRAVAGVYACFRTNELLNWQVAASMDLGWLGAPDASATKIYASERVQEVGRIVGDTLARFGDPYDEETRDLIERVDRGVKGGLVLTFGGGVNEVQRELIAMLGLGLPRPPR; encoded by the coding sequence ATGTTCATCGAGCTGACGGCGGACCAGCGGCGGCTCCGCGACGACCTGCGCGACTACTTCGCGTCGTGCCTGACCCCCGAGCAGCGCGCCGAGATCGCCCGCGACCCGTTCGGCGAGGCGTACCTGGCGCACTGCCGCAGGCTGGGCCGCGACGGCAAGCTCGGCCTCGGCTGGCCGAAGGAGTACGGCGGGGGCGGATACGGCCCGGTGGAGCAGCAGATCTTCGCCAACGAGGTCGCCCGGGCCGAGGTGCCCTACCCGCTGATCACGCTGCAGACGGTCGGTCCGACGCTGATGCGCTACGGCACGGACGCGCAGAAGGAGTTCTTCCTGCCGCGCATCCTCGCCGGGGAGTGCCACTTCGCGATCGGCTACACCGAGCCCGAGGCGGGCACCGACCTCGCCTCGCTGCGGACGACGGCGGTGCGCGACGGCGACCACTACGTGGTCAACGGCCAGAAGGTGTTCACCTCGGGCGCGCACCACGCCGACCACATCTGGCTGGCGGCCCGCACCGATCCGGCGGCGAAGAAACACCGCGGGATCACCATGATGATCGTCGACTGCACCGACCCCGGGTTCTCCTGGACGCCGATCGTCACGATGGACGGCCGCCATCACACCAACGCGACGTACTACTCGGACGTGCGCGTCCCGCTCGACATGGTCGTCGGCGAGGTGGACAAGGGCTGGGACCTGATCGTCAGCCAGCTCAACCACGAACGCGTCACGCTCGGGCCCGCCGGCGCCATCGGGCACACCCTCGACCGGTTCGCCCGCTGGGCGAAGACCGGCCGGGGACGCGACGGCGCGCCGCTGTGGGATCACCCCGACGTACGGCGGGCCGTCGCCGGGGTGTACGCGTGCTTCCGCACGAACGAACTGCTCAACTGGCAGGTCGCGGCGTCGATGGACCTCGGCTGGCTGGGCGCCCCCGACGCGTCGGCCACCAAGATCTACGCCTCGGAACGGGTGCAGGAGGTCGGCCGGATCGTCGGCGACACGCTGGCCCGCTTCGGCGACCCGTACGACGAGGAGACGCGCGACCTGATAGAGCGGGTGGACCGGGGCGTCAAGGGCGGCCTCGTGCTCACCTTCGGCGGCGGCGTCAACGAGGTGCAGCGGGAGCTGATCGCCATGCTCGGGCTCGGGCTGCCCAGACCACCCCGCTGA